The DNA sequence TGATGGGTCTCCTCATGCCTCGTTCTGAGGGTTATCAAAAGGCAGATCTGCAGAGTTTAGATGTCAAGTTTCTGTTAGTGCAAGAATGAATATATTAAGAGATGAACCTTGTTGACGTATTGGGACCTTATATATTTGTATCTGAGCATTATCATAATTCTTTTAAGCCTTACTTCACTGAAGAAGCGATTTTTGGCCTACAAAATTGATACAGTGCGTTACACCTGCTGTTCTTTTCTTGCTTCCTGGTTGAAATTTGTTTCTTCCCAGTTGGAACACTGTATTATGCCTAGTAGGCTAGCTGATATGAGATGCAGCATAGTTGCTTATGATCCCTTAGATCAGCAACATCAATCAAACCATCTAGAACTTTGAATACTGCTGGTATAATTACAAACAAAATACGTCTATTATCTGTTCTTCTCATGTTGCATATTCTTATTCATTTCTTTCTGATCACATTTTAGAAAGTCGACATGGAAAATGCTGCAATTGATGTGGATAAAAGAACCAAGGAGGTTAAGGAGAAGTTGGAAGTTCTGAATGAGAAAAAGCATAGTCTAGTACAAGTACTTAAACAGGTAACATATGCCTTCtggattttttttggtgttaaTGTTGAATCTTGCTGGAAGGTTGTAAACATGTGGTATATTTTCTGTTGGCAGATTCTGAGTGCAGAAGAGCACTTAAAGCGCCAGAATTGTGCGCAAGGAATGCCAAGCCGCCCTCCTCTTCCACTACAAGTTGATAACACAACTGATTCAGGTTCAATGATTAAGGTCAATACCCCCAGGATTGGAAAAGACGTAAACCATTGTGGTGAATTGGAGGGAGGAGAAGCTGATGGTGTTTCAAACCATAATGTGCATTCTCGTCATTTAGTTCGTACAAGCAGTAGTTCACCATGTTCTGACTCCCAACAGCGGAAGCCCGTATCAAACACGGTATTTGTTCAAATCTCCACtagatttttcttttctcttaattCCTCAGGTTTGTCGATCTAGAAAGAGCTGTCTTACTCCAATCTGGCAATTGCTGTCTATTTGATAATAAAGTCTTCTAGATAACTTGTGAAACTTGCATGGCTCGTTATGGCTGTGGATTTGAGCCTTGTACTTTTCCAGAGCTTTTAGTCATGTAGTGCATTAACTTGGTTTAATGGTGGCAGGTACCCCATTCTTACAGGACTACAATAGTAGTTGCAGGCAGTCCGTCCCGGTTCACACCTGCTGTGCAAGGACCTCCATCAGTTTCTCTTTCAGGAGCAAGTTATATAGCCTCATCTCCATCTCCTGCAGCATCTGGAGGCACTTCAGTTTTTCGGGATGGCAGGCTCCCTAGTCCATGGAACTAAATGTGTAGCAGCTCACGCATTGCACATTGCTACTAAGCTGACTGGTATTATCCAAAAGCTCTTAATACATGGAGTAGTAGTTAAATAGAAAGCAGAGATATCCATTATGAAGCATAATCTGTCCTTGCATGGTTTGCCAGTACAATTAGGAGTATTGGAATGAGTTTATCATGTGAAATCAACCCAATCTTGGAAAAAATTCTGTGTCTCAATCTGTTGTGCCATTAATCAACTGAGTTGGCATTCACATGTAATTTGTACATAACCCTTTTGCTTATGCGTCATTTTATGAGCTATGACACTGAGATTCCAAGTGTACCTAGTTCGTATTCTGGGATCTGACCGACGGAGAGAATGTACAATACTTGTAAGAACTCGTCGTTTGGGTCTAACTGGATTTCACGGTGGTGGAGGAATTGGATCGGACATGAGATTCGAATTATTACTCTTCTGTATTGTGATGCTGTTGTGGAtagtgttttatttaaatgattatttgGTAAATTAATCATGTTTTTCTTTCCTTATTTTGGAACAAATCTGAGGGTGTGGTAGCCCCTGCTTAGGAATTATAATCTCATGCCATCATATTGTAGGGACACAGCCTGTGCAATTCCATACTTCATCTCATTGATGATTGTAGATTCCACTGTGTGTGTTACAGTCAAATTTCTTCCCTCTTTTCTTATCTGTTTCTTTGTttgtagataaaaaaatattatgtttcCAGAATGATTCTGTGTGTTGCCTGCTCCAGCGCAATGATCGTCTATTCTCATCCTTTATGGAGTAGTTTGTTTGTAGTTTTGTATCCATCtaaagtagtattttttaatgaagagagGAAAGATTGAATGTCATTATTTTATGGTTATTAATGAAGACatctttaattacttttataagCCATAAATGAAAACACTCAAACTCACTTgcagaaataaatattaggAAGATTGAAAGGGACAAAGAAATATATGTACACAATGATAATTagttactagtattattagtatatttattgGTGTGGGTGcagggaccattttctgaGTAAATAATGTGGAGACAGAGTTGATGATGGAGAGTTCCGTGTTGCTGTGAATAAACCAAAGAGTGGTCcacattaatttaatgaaatgaatagtATTATTGATTTATGTAGCTTTCATGCATGAAAGAAATTGGTTCTatcaattcataatttatttcttacaATTAGAGACCCActttcttgattcttcaac is a window from the Salvia hispanica cultivar TCC Black 2014 chromosome 1, UniMelb_Shisp_WGS_1.0, whole genome shotgun sequence genome containing:
- the LOC125200591 gene encoding uncharacterized protein LOC125200591, with translation MVAISLYKGNLHKVTGVTHRWPSPAPKISLKEFKILLRRRTRALSRVATVSNPNPSPAPAQNSNHSCGNFDSNHVRNTATGIGDVDNLCSNSDSIVKEHFMKGEGEEEVDEISIDGGGKGCLVEKDNVLAVKEDAETVMNDGAPGVPLNKAVEKVDMENAAIDVDKRTKEVKEKLEVLNEKKHSLVQVLKQILSAEEHLKRQNCAQGMPSRPPLPLQVDNTTDSGSMIKVNTPRIGKDVNHCGELEGGEADGVSNHNVHSRHLVRTSSSSPCSDSQQRKPVSNTVPHSYRTTIVVAGSPSRFTPAVQGPPSVSLSGASYIASSPSPAASGGTSVFRDGRLPSPWN